A region of Sugiyamaella lignohabitans strain CBS 10342 chromosome A, complete sequence DNA encodes the following proteins:
- the NPC2 gene encoding Npc2p (Functional homolog of human NPC2/He1; human NPC2 is a cholesterol-binding protein whose deficiency causes Niemann-Pick type C2 disease involving retention of cholesterol in lysosomes; GO_component: GO:0000324 - fungal-type vacuole [Evidence IDA] [PMID 14562095]; GO_component: GO:0000328 - fungal-type vacuole lumen [Evidence IDA] [PMID 16278452]; GO_component: GO:0005773 - vacuole [Evidence IEA,IEA]; GO_function: GO:0003674 - molecular_function [Evidence ND]; GO_process: GO:0032366 - intracellular sterol transport [Evidence IGI,ISS] [PMID 16278452]; GO_process: GO:0006869 - lipid transport [Evidence IEA]; GO_process: GO:0006810 - transport [Evidence IEA]), with protein MKFNSILSLSLSALFASSAGLVSAANPLERLFIQNGGLKIQEDKKIPGDSPISLCDAELSQLIEIDNITIDPNPPVRGSTLNILASGLLKQNIEEGAYVEVEVKYGYIKLVHDTIDLCEQLGNVNMTCPVEAGQIDLSKSVDLPNEIPPGKYSVVARAYTVDDELLTCLTAQVEFPIDKRV; from the coding sequence ATGAAGTTCAATTCGATCCTTTCTTTGTCTTTGTCAGCCTTATTTGCCTCGTCTGCTGGCCTTGTGTCGGCTGCCAATCCGTTGGAGCGTTTATTCATTCAAAATGGCGGACTCAAGATCCAGGAAGATAAGAAGATTCCTGGAGATTCCCCGATCTCACTCTGCGATGCTGAATTGAGCCAATTGATTGAGATTGATAACATCACTATCGATCCTAATCCTCCAGTACGTGGATCCACCCTCAACATCCTTGCTAGCGGTTTACTCAAACAAAATATCGAAGAAGGAGCATATGTCGAGGTCGAGGTCAAATACGGTTACATCAAACTTGTTCATGATACTATTGATTTGTGTGAGCAATTAGGAAACGTCAACATGACATGTCCAGTCGAGGCCGGCCAAATCGACCTGTCCAAGTCTGTGGACCTGCCTAACGAGATTCCTCCTGGCAAATACTCGGTTGTGGCTCGGGCCTACACGGTAGACGACGAGCTGCTTACCTGTCTGACAGCCCAGGTCGAGTTCCCCATCGACAAGAGGGTTTAA